The DNA segment tctcTGATGTTGAGTAAGGCCTTCAATTTGTTTAAAGCCTTTCCCACATTGATTACATTCAAAGGGACTTTCACCTGTATGAGTTCTCATATGGTAAGTAAGAGATGAGCTATGTCCAAAGGCTTTTCCACACTCATTACATTTATAAGGTTTCTCCTTAGTATGAGTTCTTTGATGTATAATGAGGTGTGACTTCTTGCTgaaagctttcccacattcattacattcaaaGGGTTTCTCACCTGTATGAATTCTCATGTGTTTAGTAAGGGATGAGCTATACttaaaggcttttccacattcattgCATTCATATGGTATTTCACCTGTATGTGTTCTCACATGTTCGGTAAGAGATGAGTTATACCTAAAAgacttcccacattccttacattcatatgGCTTCTCACCTGTGTGAGATCTCACATGTTGAATAAGGTTTGAGCTGTGTCTGAAGGTTTTCCCACATTCAGCACATTCATAGggcttttctccagtatgaattcttagATGGTCAGTGAGTGCATGTTTATGACCATGGGCTTTGCCACACTGAATACattcatatggtttttctccGGTGTGAGTTCTCTGATGTACAACAAGGTGTGACTTTTGGCTAAAGGCtatcccacattcattacattcatatGGTTTCTCCCCAGTATGAACTCTCTGATGGTCAATGAGTCCTTGTTTATGGCTGAGAACCTTTCCACATtgattacattcatagggtttcacACAAGCTTGAGGTTTTTCATGCTTAGTAGATGAGCTAAGGCTGGGTGATTTCTCATGTTTCTCTCCAGTTTGAATTTTGTCCTGTTTAATATGGGATGAACTATGACAGCataatttgtcatgttttttgCCAGTTTTGTTACACTTATCAGATGAGCTATGGCTGGATAATTTCTCATGTTTCTTTCCAGTTTGCTTTTTGCCTTTCCTTGTATCAGATAAGCTATGGTTGAATGACTTCTTGTGTTCTTTAGCTGCATCAGATTTCCTTTTTACACAGTTTCTTGAGTGATCAGGTAAATCTAAATTCTGTTTCAAAATTTTTCCACATGACTCAAATTTAAGAAGCCTTTTCTTTGAAGGAACATGTTttttatgcaaattattttttttccccagtgaacCACAGTCACTGCCATTCTTCTTAGCTTGAGTTTTCTTCTTGACTGCAACTTCCCTGAGGAGTTTGTTTTGAGATTTCTGGATATTTTCAAGCTGGTCATCATCTTTCTGGACTTCTAAAATGGAATTCAGTGAGATATTCTTGTGAATCTTTGTACTcttatattttggaataaaacTGGTAAAGAAATGACCTGTTGTAGGGTTAAATTTTTATTCAAGCCTGGTATACCAATGTGAATGAAACAACTAGGGTGAATGGACTTGAGGGGGAAAATGTTGTAGTAAAAAGAGGTGGGAAAAGTGACAatagtgattttttaaagtttttgctgcttaaaaatatGAGTGAGCAACCTGGGATAGAAGATGAAATAAACACAGGGAGAAGTGAACAGGGAATAGATGGAGTTAAAAGAGCTTATGATTGTAGCTGATACTTTTTGAGGTTTCTTATAAGCCCAAGCTGCCCAGTTCTGATAACTCCCAAGCTGGCCATAATATATTGCTCCTGCAGCCTATACTATATTACCCCAATTCTCCATGGGCACAGTTGGAGACAAATCTGACTCAAACCAAGATGTCCAACAAGATTCTTTCTTCTAACAAATTTGACTCCAGTTAGTCTCCACTTGGTacttaaatttagaaattatataaagcaGGTACTAGTAAACCATATTTTCTCTACGTAAACAGAAAGCTCGTCAAGTCAAAGTATGAACCATCCACACACCGAGAAGCAGAGACATAAGAACTGCGTCTTTAAAGAGATCATTTGCACAATTTCAATTCCCAATGGCTTCCTAGTTCCTTCCTAGTTCCTATTTCTAGTCCCTGGTGAGGACTGGCTGAACTATCTTGCCCTTAGCTTGTAAGGGATGTACCCAGGTCCTTATCACAAATTCCTGTATTTACTGAAGCTAGCTAACATAAACTTTTGTTATTATATCCaaaaaagccagaaaagaaaaataaagtgagtcCACCAAGAAGTACTGATGAGCTGATAAGTGGCTAAGAGAATAAATAGGAAAGGTTATCCACTTTATACTACTCATGGTGAATTTTTCTTGTAGTGCTTAGATCTTTTCCTGCTGACatatcttttcctttctattgctACCACTGAAATGACCCCTAAAATGATATTCTTGTACTTTAAAAATCCCTAGTTTCTCTAAATTACCTGATGCTTTCATCAAATGATAAAATTCATAGTAATTAGCTTAGCAAACAAACTTTACTCAATCTGATTTGTAGTGTACATCCaaccttgttttgttttccaatagTTTGCTATGgaatatatatttgttcttttcaGGTCTTTCTAATTGTCAGttataaattttaagtttattCCCAGCTCTAAGTGGTTGCTCATATTCTTTCTGCCATACATTATACACTTACACATTTTGAGATGTCTTCTTAATCCCTGCTTCCCTTCTCTGAGACCATTACCCACACTGAAAGCTGTGGGCCACTATGTTTGTATTACATAATCCAAATTCTGGCTAAAAACAATTGATTGGACCGTGGTAAACACCAGGTAGTCCAATAATATTCTTTTGCCTAAGAACCTGAAATTGAAATTTATAGACTTCTGTTAGCTAGCTATGGATACTACATGTATAAAAACCTATAATCTTAAGAGCTGGGGCCACCATTTAGGGGTGTCATTTTTCAGCTACATGCTATAGCATGGAATAGCAGAAAAAGCTTCAGAGTGAGAATTAAACAGTCTTAGAGAGAAGCAGATATAAAAATCCCCATGACttcagagagaaagaagcaggaaGTGAATAGCCACCTTGATGGTAAAGAAACATTACACTGAGAAAGTGAAAACTGGACTCAAACCAAAAAGAGTTACGGTATCTGAATGGatagaaaggaaatattattacttttataaaggACATTAGAGAGATTAATTCCCATGTTGCAGAAGatcagtttttgaaaaataaaatatatatctgtctatatatatagacagatatatatctatatatagacagatatatatctatatatgtagacagatatatatctatatatagacatatatctatatatatatagacagataaatatctatatatatacaggcagatatatatctatatatatattagggAGTCTAGAGAAGTGCAGTTGCTGGCTGCTTTTTCATTTAGGAAATTTTAAGTGATGCAGAGAGTATAACAAACTTTTAGGTACCATGACAAGGCTGTGTCTTTCAATGCCCAAGGATGAtggaaaacattgaggaaaaatTTCCTTCtggaaagaaaggaatcaaaactGAAAACTTTCCCCTTGACATGTAATATTATAAGAACCTTTACAATGATGAATTTGGCTGGTCCCAACTGATATCTGCCGGCAGGAAAAGACATAagatactacaagaaaatatcaccatgaaggaaaggaggagaattTGAACGAGTAAATTGGTATAGTAATATGGGTCTGGAAGAGCAATTGACTATGGCTGGAAGTTTTTCCTGAATTTGAGACAGTAACTAAAACATAAATGCTAAGCTAAAACAACTGTAACTTCAGAAACAAATATGGAGCTCACTTGGCCCAGCAAATTATTGGAGAGAATAGAACAGTCCTTCTTTGAAGAGCCTCCTAAGTAGTATATAAGAACCtgaactggccgggcgcagtggcttaagcctgtaatcccagcactttgggaggccgaagcgggtggatcacaaggtcaggaatcgagaccatcctagctaacacggtgaaaccccgtctctaccaaaaacacaaaaaaattagctgggcgtggtggtgggcacctgtagtcccagctacttgggaggctgaggcagaagaatggtgtgaactcgggaggaggagcttgcagtgagccgagattgcgccactgcactccatcctgggctacagagccagactccgtctaaaaaaaaaaaaaaaaagagaacctgAACCAAGAAGAGAGTCACTGTAGCAATTATAAAGATGTATTAAGTGACTCAGGATTGTTTTTTAGCTGTAATTTAAGATGTCAACAAGAAAAGTAAGGATAGCCAAAACTGGAGCCATTAATGGATGAATCAGAAACTCCATTGAGTCTCTTCATTTGTCATTTGAAAGACTGGTTCCTCTGGTCTCAGGGAATTCATACAGTCTTGGACAATTCGGGGtcaaaagaaacttaaaagacATAGCAGAtattctgctattaataattTGGGGACTATGGTAACATAAATaataactgaatattttaatgtttgGTGGTAACATGTAAGATCAattaaagctgggcatggtggctcacacctgtaatcccaacactgggaagctgaggagggagaactgcttgagaccagcagttcaagaccagcctgggcaacacagcaagaccctgtctctatgaaaaaaaagagaaaaaattagggaaaaaaatggatttaGCAAATTTACCTAAGAATTGGAAAAATTAAGTATGAGATAATATGAACCTGATTTGTGTGATGACACtgaaaattgagaaaaagaaCCAGAAACTGAAGACAGGATAGTAACTCTATGGGAGACAGTCCTATAATCAGAGCACACCCTGATAAAAACAGGGAAGATGAAAAGAACCTCTAATTTAGAGAGAAAGACAAAGCTTTCCATTTCTGATATCCTAAGAATAAGCTGTTGTTTAAGTAGGTCAAATATGAGTATAAGACAAAGGAATTGGAGCTGCCCATTTGGAAGTCACGAGTGTagaataaatagcttttatttgcACAATGAATAAtcaatacaattttaaagaaGAACAGATGGTAGAAGACAAAACCTTAGGGACACCTCAGCaaaatgagaaggaagagaagctAGTAAGTAAATGATAAAGAAGCACTTAGAAGATAAGATCTGATTCAAGTTGTACAATTCAAACTGGGTAAGTGAGAACTTCAAGCTAACAAAAACGATTAAAGTATGCACTGAAAAGTAAGCAGTGGTGATCTTAAAGTCAGAAATTTAGATAGAGGCATGAATTCTGTGGGATTTGACTGCAGGAGttaaggagaaaatggaaatgatgatgTGCTATAGATCATGGGTCTAGAGAATTTCCTAGTGAAAGGAGAGAAACGGAAATAACTCAGGGCAGGAGCATCATGCCAAGACATTTGCAAAGAGGGCAGATCTAAGAATGTCCAATACATAGGAGAAAATTTGATACCGTAGGGTCTCGGAGTATGggtggagaaaaggagaaaagctgAGGATATTAGGAAAAGGGAggatgctttttttaaaaagcactgatTTATATAAGGTAAGCAGGAGTGGGATCGAGAATAGCTAAGAGGGTCACTGCTCCTTCTGAAGACTGAGCAATTGAGCACAGGAATAAGGATATGTGGCTATATGGAAGGGTCAGTTAGGCATCTGAGGGGCTGGTACCAAGTTTCAGAGCCTTGATTTTCACCTTTTATCCTACCACAACCTGAGTGGTGTGACAGATAGTATTATTGCTTCCTGTGGCAAGATTATACCTCCCAGCCCCTTCCAAATGCATAGCCTTTTGAATTATAGCGCACTTCCCAGTGGAAGGATTATACGTTCCTACCATGTTGAACTCAGGAGTGGCCAGATGGCCTGCTTTGACTAATAAAATATGAGCTGAAAGGGATATCTACAACTTCCAAGCAGTGACTTTAAGAGTTACCATGTGGTTCCACTCACCCTGTTTTTTTTTGCCTCTGCCATGAGACCAGAATTTGCTAAATGGAGAATGCTCTTTCAGCATAGGTCCCCAAATAAAGATAATATGGAATAGGGCTGTGGCTTGAGCAAGCAAtcaatttttcttattgtaagtAACTAAAATTTCAGGGGCTCATTCCTTCATGGAGCAAAACTGAGTGGAAATTGACTGATACAGGTGATATAACCAAACTCCCGTAGTTAACACTAGCTCACTACTATAGCGAACCTCACAAAGAACCTCTCATGTGAACAAGTTCATAAAAGGAAGAGATATTAGAATCTCTCAGGTTACAGAATCTTTGTAGTTTGAAATATTCTTTCCTCAGGAAATCCTGATTTTTTCTATTGCTATTTTCTAGTTAAGAAAGAAAGGTCTAGGATCTTTAAGAAGAATTTCAGAATAAATTATTTGCTGAAAAATTTCAAAGTTACAACTTACTTCCATCAGTTTCTTTTTGCTTGGGTCTTGCTATTTTACTTGGACAACCTTGACTGGGTCTTTTCCCCTTCCCCAACCATGGTGCTTCTCCTTTTTCCAACTTGGAGATCATGTCTGGTTTGGGAGCTTGACACCCTGCTCATGAGAAATAGCAGAAACTGAGTGTTAGAACAACCATCCCAGAAATGAAGCCGCAGCATTTGTACTTCAGGGCCTAAAGAATACATGGCTTCTGGAGTTTCACAATATGAATGCCAGGTCAGCTAAATAGACCTTCCATTTTGGAGGCAGGGGCACAAATATCCTGCCTAGTacccaaaaaagaagaaagccctTTGACCCACAAAAATGAAGGCCAAACTTATCAAGGACTCCAGAGAGAAGGTATCACAGTGGACACATTTTGAATTACAAAGGAATTGTTCTTACCCATTGAGGCTTGGTTGCAGTagttctccagcatcacatcaTTATACAGGTTGCTCTGAGCAGGATCCAGTTGCTTCCATTCCTTCTGGGTAAAGGCCATAGTCACATGTTTGAATGTTACTGATACCTGTGATAGCATATTCCTGTTCATGCTAATGTTATCCACATTTGGTGAGTGATTTGGACAAGATAATAATTTGTTCTTACCTTGACTACTCACTGTTGATCATGATATTATAAAGGATACCTATTCTCTactcaatttttcattattttgagaaacaaaaaccatattaAGAAATGTCCCTACtgagctaggcatagtggctcatgcctgtaatcccagcactttgggaggctaaagcaggaggattgcttgagctcaggagtttgagaccagcctgggcaacatggcaaaactccatctctacaagaaaatacaaaacgtagctgggcatggtggtgcatgcctgtagtcccagctactcaggaggctgaagcaggaggatcacctgagcccaggaggtcaaggctacagggagctgagatcacaccactgcactccagcctggctgagagagtgagaccctgtctcgacaaACAGAAATGTCCCTattgtgaatttatttattcaagagGATAGAATCACGTGCATATCggagagaaagacaaatagccaaaaaaaaaaaaaaaaaagaaaaaaggaacagaatcAATCTTTGTCTCCTCTTCTATAACAGGGGATGCTAAAAGGCTATTGAGCAGTATTTATAGttctgaggtagaagaattgagACCCTTGATTTTTGTAACCAGTCAAAGAAATCatttatgggccaggtgcagtggcttatgcctgtaatcccagcaatttgggaggccaaggcaggtggatcatgtgaggtcaggagtttgagaccagcctggccaacatggtctctattaaaaatacaaaaatgagccaggcatggtggcaggcacctgtaattccggctacttgggaggcagagggaggagaactgcttgaacccaggaggtggaggttacagtgagccaagatcaagccattgctctccagcctgggcaacagagactccatctcaaaaaaaaaaaaagttatttatgtttGGCAGCAAAAGTAAGATATTGTAGGCATGTAAGAATGCAGAATGTACACTACCAATGTTCtttagaaataaaggagaaagttGGGGAGAAAtagaggaagggggaaggggaggagaaagaggaaaagcagcagaaaaagagaatgaatgatttttaaaagaagtaaaaatggatcagaataaagatttcaaaattGGGAAAGACTTAATATGCAAGACAGAGCTATGAAAAATACAACCAGTAAAATGTCTAGTTAAATCTAAGTAACTTGATAATGTGCTTGTACAACTGTTATGAAAGTATCCTTAAAATCAAGAGgtatgatattaaaaaataagcagaacCCTAACTAGGGGGGTGGGAGTAGGGAAGAAATTAAAGTATGTTGAAGTCCTCTTATTAGGCAGGTGGGGGAGGACGGCACAGCTATTGGAGAATTTTGATactaataaatatattcaaacatGTTTGTCTAACATTTAAAGATAATCCCTTATCCTTACAGGCaaccaaattttttttccttcttttttttgcagtggggtgggggagcagataaagtctcactctgttgcccaggctgaagtgcaatagcgtaatcatagctcaccgacaccttgaattcctggactcaagcaattctcccaccacagcctcccaagtagctgggactataggcaagcaACAcccatgcctgactgatttttaaatttttttgtagagacaggttcttgctatgttgcccaggctgggctcaaactcctgggctcaagcaatccttccacctcagcttcccaaagtgctgagattacagatgtcagccactgtgcctggccagaccACCATTCAATTACCTGCAAAAGTCATCAAATTAGCCCCACAGACCTGTAGTCACTGACTACCAATAATTTCCCATCATTGATTGTCACTGGCCTTCCAATCACTGAGCTGATACAGACAGCCTTGCCTAATTACTGGGCCTATAGTTCCAAAATGACTGGGTAAAGCAAACCTCCCAATCAGTAGCAGCAGCAGATCTCCCCAGCCACTTGCCCCCACAGACACTCCAATCACATATTCTCACAGGTTCCTCAACCAATGATACCCACAGGACACTGGTAATCTATCTCCTATTACCCCAAATCCCTCATCTTATCAATCCCCAATCACTAAACAGAATTCTCAAGCAGTGGCCTTTATAGAAACTCTAATTACTGCCAGCAAATTCCActcctccctcaacctctttAGCCACTCCCTTCATTTGCATGCTTCACCTGAAATCTACCTGTCTCCTGAGGATCCTGCTTCCTTATAGGAGCCTCAGAGGAGTGGAGGCTGTCTTTCCTGCACCACCCCTCTCCCTGCCATGACCCATGTACCTCAGGGTCTAAAGATGAGGTAAATGATTACTTTCAACAATTTCTCATTCTTCCTTCAAAATTCATAGCTTATTTATAGTATCACCAGGTTTTCAGCCATTAACCCTTCTGGGTCCGGTGATTTGCTAGGAGGACTC comes from the Homo sapiens chromosome 9, GRCh38.p14 Primary Assembly genome and includes:
- the ZFP37 gene encoding zinc finger protein 37 homolog isoform 3 (isoform 3 is encoded by transcript variant 3), which gives rise to MSVSSGVQILTKPETVDRRRSAETTKEAGRPLEMAVSEPEASAAEWKQLDPAQSNLYNDVMLENYCNQASMGCQAPKPDMISKLEKGEAPWLGKGKRPSQGCPSKIARPKQKETDGKVQKDDDQLENIQKSQNKLLREVAVKKKTQAKKNGSDCGSLGKKNNLHKKHVPSKKRLLKFESCGKILKQNLDLPDHSRNCVKRKSDAAKEHKKSFNHSLSDTRKGKKQTGKKHEKLSSHSSSDKCNKTGKKHDKLCCHSSSHIKQDKIQTGEKHEKSPSLSSSTKHEKPQACVKPYECNQCGKVLSHKQGLIDHQRVHTGEKPYECNECGIAFSQKSHLVVHQRTHTGEKPYECIQCGKAHGHKHALTDHLRIHTGEKPYECAECGKTFRHSSNLIQHVRSHTGEKPYECKECGKSFRYNSSLTEHVRTHTGEIPYECNECGKAFKYSSSLTKHMRIHTGEKPFECNECGKAFSKKSHLIIHQRTHTKEKPYKCNECGKAFGHSSSLTYHMRTHTGESPFECNQCGKGFKQIEGLTQHQRVHTGEKPYECNECGKAFSQKSHLIVHQRTHTGEKPYECNECEKAFNAKSQLVIHQRSHTGEKPYECNECGKTFKQNASLTKHVKTHSEDKSHE
- the ZFP37 gene encoding zinc finger protein 37 homolog isoform 2 (isoform 2 is encoded by transcript variant 2) — translated: MSVSSGVQILTKPETVDRRRSAETTKEAGRPLEMAVSEPEASAAKEWKQLDPAQSNLYNDVMLENYCNQASMGCQAPKPDMISKLEKGEAPWLGKGKRPSQGCPSKIARPKQKETDGKVQKDDDQLENIQKSQNKLLREVAVKKKTQAKKNGSDCGSLGKKNNLHKKHVPSKKRLLKFESCGKILKQNLDLPDHSRNCVKRKSDAAKEHKKSFNHSLSDTRKGKKQTGKKHEKLSSHSSSDKCNKTGKKHDKLCCHSSSHIKQDKIQTGEKHEKSPSLSSSTKHEKPQACVKPYECNQCGKVLSHKQGLIDHQRVHTGEKPYECNECGIAFSQKSHLVVHQRTHTGEKPYECIQCGKAHGHKHALTDHLRIHTGEKPYECAECGKTFRHSSNLIQHVRSHTGEKPYECKECGKSFRYNSSLTEHVRTHTGEIPYECNECGKAFKYSSSLTKHMRIHTGEKPFECNECGKAFSKKSHLIIHQRTHTKEKPYKCNECGKAFGHSSSLTYHMRTHTGESPFECNQCGKGFKQIEGLTQHQRVHTGEKPYECNECGKAFSQKSHLIVHQRTHTGEKPYECNECEKAFNAKSQLVIHQRSHTGEKPYECNECGKTFKQNASLTKHVKTHSEDKSHE
- the ZFP37 gene encoding zinc finger protein 37 homolog isoform 1 (isoform 1 is encoded by transcript variant 1), which produces MSVSSGVQILTKPETVDRRRSAETTKEAGRPLEMAVSEPEASAAVSVTFKHVTMAFTQKEWKQLDPAQSNLYNDVMLENYCNQASMGCQAPKPDMISKLEKGEAPWLGKGKRPSQGCPSKIARPKQKETDGKVQKDDDQLENIQKSQNKLLREVAVKKKTQAKKNGSDCGSLGKKNNLHKKHVPSKKRLLKFESCGKILKQNLDLPDHSRNCVKRKSDAAKEHKKSFNHSLSDTRKGKKQTGKKHEKLSSHSSSDKCNKTGKKHDKLCCHSSSHIKQDKIQTGEKHEKSPSLSSSTKHEKPQACVKPYECNQCGKVLSHKQGLIDHQRVHTGEKPYECNECGIAFSQKSHLVVHQRTHTGEKPYECIQCGKAHGHKHALTDHLRIHTGEKPYECAECGKTFRHSSNLIQHVRSHTGEKPYECKECGKSFRYNSSLTEHVRTHTGEIPYECNECGKAFKYSSSLTKHMRIHTGEKPFECNECGKAFSKKSHLIIHQRTHTKEKPYKCNECGKAFGHSSSLTYHMRTHTGESPFECNQCGKGFKQIEGLTQHQRVHTGEKPYECNECGKAFSQKSHLIVHQRTHTGEKPYECNECEKAFNAKSQLVIHQRSHTGEKPYECNECGKTFKQNASLTKHVKTHSEDKSHE